In Novosphingobium kaempferiae, the DNA window CGATGATGCGTCGCTTTCCCTTGAAGGTGCCGCTTTCGCAATCGAACGGAGCGACGCCGACGAGAGCGGCGGCCTGTCTGCCGGTCATGGATCCCAACTCGGGCATGAAGGCGATGAGGGTGGCGGCGGTGACGGGGCCGACGCCGGGGGCCGAGCGCAGCCGCTCATGCTTGTCGGCGAGGTCGCGGCGCCCGGCGAGGATGCGGGCGATTTCGGTTTCGAGGAGGAGGATTTCGGCGGCGAGACGCTTGATGCGCTGCCGGGCGAGGCGCTTGACCAGGGGATGGTCGGCCTGCTCGGCCTGGTGGGTGCAGCGGGTGCGTTCCTCGCACAACTGGCGGCGGGCGGTGACGAGCCCGGCGAGCGTTGCCAGCAGGGGATCGTGGCGTGCCTCGCGCTGTGGCAGGGCCGCACAGAAGCGTGCGATCATGGCCGCGTCGATGCGGTCGTTCTTGGCCAGGACACCGGCGGCGCGGGCGAACTGACGCAGGCGAGCCGGATTGACCCGGCGCGCGGGCAACCGGGCCGCACACAGCGCCGCGAGCAGCGCGCGTTCATATCCTCCCGATGCCTCGAAGCCGACGGACTGCGGGCGCAGCCTGTGCAGCCAGCGGAGCAGATCGCGCAGCCCTTGGGTGTCGTTGGCGAAAGCGCGGGCCTCACCATCGGGCCACAGGCAGGCATCGAGTTGCGCCTTGCTGACATCGATGCCGACAAATCCGTCATGCTGTGTCATATCTTCGTTCCCTTCCTTGCGTGTGCGGGGTCTGGCCCCGTGCAACCGTTCGGGTTGATGAAGATCCGTTCCGGCCCAAGCTCCCCAGCGGACTGCAACGACCAAGGGGGACGCGGGCTCGGAAAAACGGTGCGAGAGGCACCGCGCGCGGTGCCTCTCGCTTCAGCACTATGCCTCAATCTCAAGATACAAGGGGGACCCGATGAGAGTCGCCTGAAGCCATCGGGCCGGATGGCCATCCGGCCCGATGGTTGCAGTGTCGACGCCCGTGTCCCCCTTGGTCTGGTCGACCGTCGGGAGTTTGGGATCGGCCTGCTGTTGCCCTGCGACCGAACAGTCGGATGGTTGCCAATCGCACAGACAAGGCAGGTACAAGGTGACGCAAAGCAAAGTCGGAGTCGATAGTTCGAAGGCGTGGCTGGATGCCTGGACCGCACCGGATCACAGCCTGCGCTGTGCCAATACGCCCGAAGGCATCGCCGAGCTTGCCCGCTTCGTGCGGGCTCATGCCGGCGACGATGCACTGGTGGTGCTGGAGGCCAGTGGTGGTTGCGAGAAGATGGCCTTCGTCCAGCTATGGGCAGAGGGCATCGCCTGCGCCATCGTCAATCCCCGCCAGGCCCGGGCCTTCGCCGAGGCGATGGGCTATCTGGAGAAGACCGACATCATCGATGCCCAGGTGCTGGCCCACTTCGCCGACGCCAGAAAGCTCCAGCCCACCCTGCCGCCCGACAAGGGCCAGGCCGAACTCGAGGCCCTGGCGGCCCGTCTCAGGCAGGTCACGCGCGATATCGTCGTCCAGAAGCAGCGCCGGTCGGCGGCGACCGATCCCCTGACCCTCGAACAGATCGGCGAAGCCCTCGCCCTGTTCACCCGCCAGTCCCGAAAACTCGCCACCATGATCGCCGAGATCATCCACGACGATCCCGCCTGGCGCGCCTTCGACGAAACCATTCGCAGCGTCAAAGGCCTCGCAGGTCGTACGAGCGCCTACCTGCTCGCCGATCTCCCCGAACTCGGCACCGTGTCCGGCAAGGCCATCGTCAAGCTCGCAGGCCTCGCACCCATCGCCAACGACAGCGGCCAGCGCTCCGGAAAACGCCGCGTTCGCGGCGGACGAGCCGGCATACGCTCCATCCTCTTCCTCGTCGCCGATATCGCCAGACGATACGATCCAACCCTCCACGCCTTCCGCGAAAAACTCCTCGCCGCCGGAAAACCCAAAATGGTCGTGCGCATCGCCCTCGCCCGAAAACTCCTCGTCAGGCTCAACGCAAAAATCCGCGACAAAAGAGCCCAAACCGCCGGACTCACATTTGAAGTGCACCACCTGTTAAGGTGGCGGCGCGATGGGACGAGAGTACAGGCAACTCAGCCTTGATGAGCGTATCGAGATATACCGGCTGCATGCAGGCGGTATATCTCTGCGGCAGATTGCTCGGGAGATTGATCGTCATCACACGACGATCAGCCGCGAACTCGGGCGTAACAGCGGGAGGACCAGGGCATGGTCTGGTGGTTATCATCCCCGGCGGGCGCAGGATCTGGCTGCCCGTCGCCGACAGTGGGACTGTCGTTTCAAGCTGGAGCGCCAGCCGGACCTGCGCAGGATCGTGAAGAACGGCCTTGCGATGGGAAGTTCTCCCGAACAGATCGCAGGCCGACTGACCCGCGCAGATGGCCCCACCATCAGCCACGAGTCAATCTATCGCTACGTCTATCACCGCAGCGCCCAGAAGGACTACTGGCACCGGCTCCTGCCTCGCCGCAAAAGCCGGCGCGGGCTGCCCGGCAAACGAGGCGGCAGCCCCGCCAGCTTCATCAAGCATCGTCGGCCCATTCAGGAAAGGCCCCCGCAAGCCCGACATCGCAACCAATGCGGTCACTGGGAAGCCGACTACATGCTGTTCGCCGGATATGGTCACAACCTGCTCGTCCTGCATGAACGACAGACACGCTTCACCATCGTCGAGAAGTTGCCCCACCGTCGCGCCACCCTGACCGCACAGCGCATCGCAAGGCAATTGCGCAACCTGCCCTCATATCTGCGCAGAACCATCAGCTTCGACAACGGCACCGAATTCGCCGAACATTATCGGCTTCATCGTGCGCCAGGCATCGAAACCTTCTTCTGCGATGTGCGAAGCCCATGGCAGAAAGGCGGTGTCGAAAACGCCATCGGCCGCCTGAGACGCTATCTCCCCCGCAAGACCAATCTGGATGAAATCAGCTCCGGACAGCTGCAGAAAATCGTCAAACGCTTCAACCAAACACCGCGAAAATGCCTCGACTTCCAAACTCCCGCAGAGGCATTCTCACAAATCTTGAACGGTGCACTTCAAACGTGAATCCACAGGCAAGCTGATCATATCGCATGGCAATGGCGCGGTTGATTTTCAAATGGCCGAACATGCGCTCGATGCGGTTGCGTTGCTTGTAGAGCGCCCGATCATGTTCAATCTTCACCCGGCGGTTTGATCGGCCTGGAATGACGGCCTGTATGTCGCGGCTTGCAAGGTCTGCACGGATGGCGTCCGCATCGTAGCCTTTGTCGGCGAGTAGCGCCTGTGGCGCCTGTTCCGGCAACGTGATCAGCGTGTCATAGGCCTTACAATCCGCCGCTTCCCCCACCGTCAGGTGGAAGGCGAGCGGTCGCCCTCGGGCGTCAGCCAGACAGTGAAGCTTACTGCTGAACCCGCCCCGCGAGCGGCCAAGAGCTCGTCGATGAGTCCCCCCTTTCCGCCCGCTGCCGAGACATGGGCGCGAACCGTGGTGCTATCGATGCTGTAATGCCCGCTGTCCGCCATGATCTCGGCCAGCGTAACCGAAACGGCTTCCCAGACCCCGGCCTCACTCCAGCGCCGAAACCGCCGGTAGATGGTGTTCCAATTCCCGTATTTGGGTGGGACGTCGCGCCAGGGTGCTCCACAGCGAAGGCGCCAAAGTATGCCGTTGATGATAGAACGGTTCTGCTCGGGACGCCGACCACGGCCCCGGTTTACGGCATCAATCGGCAGCAATGCTCTCAAAACACGCCATTCTGCTTCGGTGAGATCGCCCCGGCTCAAGCCTGCCTCCAATTCGACGCCGTGCTCGTCCCGCGCAACGCGCAGACCATCGGCGATGTCGACATCCATGAGGTCGGCGTCGACAAGGACGGCCGGGTGATCTTCGTCAACACCAAGTACAGCTGCCTCGCCACGCTGGACCTGACGCACAGCTTCAAGCCGATCTGGAAGCCGTCGTTCATCTCCAAGCTCGCGCCGGAGGATCGCTGCCACCTGAACGGCATGGCGATGGCCGAGGGCGAAGTCCGCTACGTCACGGCGGTCAGCCGCTCCGACGTGCTCAGCGGCTGGCGCGAGCGTCGCCATGAGGGCGGCGTGCTGATCGACGTGCGCGACGATCGCGTCGTCACCGACCAGCTCTCCATGCCGCACAGCCCGCGCGTGGTGGGCGACAAGGTCTACGTCCTCGACAGCGGGCGCGGCCAGATCGTGCGCATCGATCCGGCCACCGGCGAGAAGACCGACATCGCCTTCTGCCCCGGCTTCCTGCGCGGCATGGCGATCCATGACGGCCATGCCATCGTCACCGTCTCCAAGCCGCGCGACTGCACCTTCAAGGGCCTGCTGCTCGACGCCGAACTCAAGAAGCGCGATGCCGAGGCATGGTGCGGCGTCATGGTGGTGAACCTCACCAGCGGCGACATCGTCGAGTGGGTGCGTGTTCGACGCCGTGCTCGTCCCGCGCAACGCGCAGACCATCGGCGATGTCGACATCCACGAAGTCGGCGTCGACAAGGACGGCCGGGTCATCTTCGTCAACACCAAGTACAGCTGCCTCGCCACGCTGGACCTGACGCACAGCTTCAAGCCGATCTGGAAGCCGTCGTTCATCTCCAAGCTTGCGCCGGAGGATCGCTGCCACCTCAACGGCATGGCGATGGCCGACGGTGAAGTCCGCTACGTCACGGCGGTCAGCCGCTCCGACGTGCTCAGCGGCTGGCGCGAGCGTCGCCATGAGGGCGGCGTGCTGATCGACGTGCGCGACGACCGCGTCGTCACCGACCAGCTCTCCATGCCGCACAGCCCGCGCGTGGTGGGCGACAAGGTCTACGTCCTCGACAGCGGGCGCGGCCAGATCGTCCGCATCGATCCGGCCACCGGCGAGAAGACCGACATCGCCTTCTGCCCCGGCTTCCTGCGCGGCATGGCGATCCATGACGGCCATGCCATCGTCACCGTTTCCAAGCCGCGCGACGGCACCTTCAAGGGCCTGCTGCTCGACGCCGAGCTCAAGAAGCGCGATGCCGAGGCCTGGTGCGGCGTCATGGTGGTGAACCTCACCAGCGGCGACATCGTCGAGTGGGTGCGCCGCTCGTGTCCACCGTCACCGCGCCCAGCGAAGTGGGTGCCCCGGTGTTGCCCGCGCCGTCCACCTGCCGGACCTGCACGTCGCTGTAGGTCCCCTCGGCAAGCTCGAAGCTGCTGCCCGCGCCCGGCTGCCAGGTGAGCCCGCCATCGGTGCTGTACTCGTAGGTCGCGCCCGGCGCGAGGCCGCCGACCAGGACGGTACCGTCGCTGGTGACGCCGTCCGCACCGCTCGCGCCGGTGTCGGTTTCCAGCGCCAGGGTGAGGTCGCCCGCAGGGCCCGTCACCACCGTCACCGGACCCAGCGCCGCAGGGGCGCTCACATTGCCCGCTACATCGGTGCTGCGCACCTGCACGCCGCTATAGGTGCCGTCCGCCAGCTCGAAGCTGCCACCGCTGCCGGTGGTCCACGTCGCGCCGCCGTCGAGGCTGTACTCCCACGTCGCGCCAGGCTCGAGGCCGCCGACCGTGACCGTCCCGTCACTGGTGAGGCCGTCGCCCGGCGTTCCGGTGTCGCTCGCCAGCGCCACCGTGGGCGGCGCGATCGTCGCATCGACGGTGACCGCGCCGAGCGAGAAGACCGGGCTCACATTGCCCGCCGCGTCGGTCTGGCGCACCTGCACGCCCGTATACGTGCCCTCGGCCAGCGTGAAGCCGCTCCCGGTGCCCTGCTGCCAGGTGCTACCGCCGTCGGTGCTGTACTCGAAGCTGGCGCCCGGTTCGAGGCCGCTCACCACGACGCTGCCGTCATTGGTGACGTTGTCGCCGGCGAGGCCGCTGTCGGTGCTCAGCGCGGCCGTCGGCGCGCTCGCAGCCGCGTCCACCGTCACCGCACCCAGCGAGCTCGCCGGGCCGGTGTTGCCGGCGACGTCGGTCTGGCGCACCTGCACGTCCGCATACGTGCCCGCACCCAGCGTGAAGCTGCTGCCGGCGCCCTGCTGCCAGGTCGTGCCGCCGTCCGTGCTGTACTCGAACGTCGCCCCGGGCTCGAGGCCGCCGACGCTGACGGTGCCGTTGCTGGTGACGCCGTCACCCGCCGTGCCCGTATCGTTGACCAGCCCGGGGACCAGCGCGCCGGGCGCACAATGTCAGTCATCAACACCAACATCAGCGCGATCCGCGCCTCGAATGCTTCGAACGCTGCCAGCAAGATGCTGGGCACGGCGATGGAGCGCCTGTCGACCGGCAAGCGCATCAACTCGGCCAAGGACGACGCGGCGGGCCTTGCGATCTCGACCTCGATGACCTCGCAGATCCGCGGCATGGGCCAGGGCATCCGCAACGCCAACGACGGCATCTCGCTGGCGCAGACCGCCGAGGGCACGCTCTCGGAAGTCG includes these proteins:
- a CDS encoding IS110 family transposase, with translation MTQHDGFVGIDVSKAQLDACLWPDGEARAFANDTQGLRDLLRWLHRLRPQSVGFEASGGYERALLAALCAARLPARRVNPARLRQFARAAGVLAKNDRIDAAMIARFCAALPQREARHDPLLATLAGLVTARRQLCEERTRCTHQAEQADHPLVKRLARQRIKRLAAEILLLETEIARILAGRRDLADKHERLRSAPGVGPVTAATLIAFMPELGSMTGRQAAALVGVAPFDCESGTFKGKRRIIGGRKPLRDALYMAALVASRANPVIAAFYQRMKSAGKPPKVAIVAAMRKLLVALNAMLRDHTNWKNA
- a CDS encoding IS30 family transposase, with the protein product MGREYRQLSLDERIEIYRLHAGGISLRQIAREIDRHHTTISRELGRNSGRTRAWSGGYHPRRAQDLAARRRQWDCRFKLERQPDLRRIVKNGLAMGSSPEQIAGRLTRADGPTISHESIYRYVYHRSAQKDYWHRLLPRRKSRRGLPGKRGGSPASFIKHRRPIQERPPQARHRNQCGHWEADYMLFAGYGHNLLVLHERQTRFTIVEKLPHRRATLTAQRIARQLRNLPSYLRRTISFDNGTEFAEHYRLHRAPGIETFFCDVRSPWQKGGVENAIGRLRRYLPRKTNLDEISSGQLQKIVKRFNQTPRKCLDFQTPAEAFSQILNGALQT
- a CDS encoding IS110 family transposase, translated to MTQSKVGVDSSKAWLDAWTAPDHSLRCANTPEGIAELARFVRAHAGDDALVVLEASGGCEKMAFVQLWAEGIACAIVNPRQARAFAEAMGYLEKTDIIDAQVLAHFADARKLQPTLPPDKGQAELEALAARLRQVTRDIVVQKQRRSAATDPLTLEQIGEALALFTRQSRKLATMIAEIIHDDPAWRAFDETIRSVKGLAGRTSAYLLADLPELGTVSGKAIVKLAGLAPIANDSGQRSGKRRVRGGRAGIRSILFLVADIARRYDPTLHAFREKLLAAGKPKMVVRIALARKLLVRLNAKIRDKRAQTAGLTFEVHHLLRWRRDGTRVQATQP